In the genome of Salisaeta longa DSM 21114, one region contains:
- a CDS encoding ATP-binding protein has product MSASPDSLFREIRSSDVFADLATELGDRFHDEGYKNSRIPDIKADFQQQAEEAGVPEDAAASVAGRLIGALMQEAKDQAPPSPRSKWDRLDPGEGPLSEERDVDLPGPMYHLLRLIGAESSPFRQVHRLIDAIEWAVKWHTTLALSDLLAQGDIPKSVKLLLARSLQTPSLGTWHRFFREAVAAFDAVETTPALSWNRFERLTGLEDEHNLVNFRNKYAHGATPNDDECQRDVEQFLPVLRELVHSPLFTGIRLAVRSEGDAAPHVLRGPKRTPVDANVPPGHAVALLPEVAERSIIDLWPLGIARLSDADTGPVQKGETQFFFFNALKHNEVDQLNYEGPLHYRDSSLYDPFLQRLPLRAWRQAAGPDLDDVTEQVEALTDTFKGRREERARLRGFVANGEGTLMVFGAPGIGKSTLLAQVVKEVEAGIDADGRPLTGNDGKSIDPPPVIAYFIRRAEGSDNPVTLLRSLCRQFDRRYGVQGIGMGNESVTLQENLRARLQAIQDQASGTPERTVLLIDGLDEATDLGQHIPAARGWLPVIVASRETPEAESFYESRHRETRSRMTLGPMGTADVRAMLYDGVSKYDPDFTEAYVEAVAERSEGNPLYLKLLVEALFQGEMTVGDVSALPSEMGTMYRTAVRRVTDGGTNQDAVDLLHLLAAAKAPLPPDALGELLGINSMRADAAVHATKELLREAPPETLYPTSEDAPEEAVQLFHDSLREWLQEAHAAGCQAMRDHLAKMTAEWDKRQNETARRYALRYGAVHQRTAERPDALWKLLSDPTYRNAQVNAFKQYDATYDAMQHGLDVYATQNGATPESDVRLARLTLDAGIVSQEAQEDVTQAFRWAEAGRMNDALQRIEVLGEEKYFLAILRLLWIEADRQAKRPEAEQVSEKAIDVLDALDDRIPSGTEAINWSKFAHPDFITWWVERVLATFPDLGISGILSRTDDYSCGKVVKQICEKIINDSNHKRKLNNNFIDSILLNIKYYVYVLGLINFLLYIIQNIKNKLVYCKSASIIALSLFKIGYKKESQLFFEDAYTITQTIEDSKARDESFESLSSALAKAGQLDTVSAIIKMIDSDWMSAIAHGNLAFAQAKEGNIDEAYATTQEIEGEIGYAIALSKLATGLAKGRYEQQSRSTFEKARTAASTIVSDEVRTIELSNLASDLAEAGYTRQSQLVFDQIHLTVRAIRSNEERARTLTRLATILSEAGHIERAKSVLEEAGATLLMMRSNWMSTNVIEGIAYAQVKARRLGEALNTARAIKRECARSKVLTALAGALVHENHEQAQVIFVEALSTSKEIKRDWMRAEVLAALIENLVEAGDYEHAQSVLDNARTTAKIIESDSYLATALGKLATALAKAGLFDEARSTAKSIQDDLTRARVLAVLAEALVEAEDHEHAQSVFDETLTTANTIEDDLTRARVLVVLAKTFVEAGDHEHAQAVFNEALTTAKAVKHNWMRAKMLVVLAGAVVQVGDDAHAQSVLDEALSTVNSFEDSLTRTRVLAVLAEALVEAGDDEHAQSVLDKARTTAKIIESESYPDTALGKLATALAKAGLFDEARSTAKSIQDDLTRAEALSDISTARIKTGDDKQARLVLNEAQATVQTIRTSQRRAKALEALATAFAKAGYAEQAVVVTMSIADLSGRADTIQSVVNQNFQSGSPETLATHLPTLDLTKDGWTNVLHSWREGLLEHVADPRSLLRESLTLYPFDQKSAVEGVYALVQGHVQADDLDTAGAIAAACPELQLDVLVTESERPPLPDDCDPETLPDSFRAKFDSLVAAHANGEMDDATFTAKAEVIFEMAAL; this is encoded by the coding sequence ATGTCCGCTTCTCCCGATTCCCTCTTTCGTGAGATACGCTCCTCTGATGTGTTTGCCGATCTGGCAACTGAACTGGGCGATCGGTTCCACGATGAAGGCTACAAAAACAGCCGCATTCCAGACATCAAGGCCGATTTCCAGCAGCAGGCAGAAGAGGCTGGGGTGCCGGAAGATGCCGCTGCAAGTGTGGCGGGACGTCTCATTGGAGCGCTCATGCAGGAGGCGAAAGACCAAGCGCCGCCCTCACCCAGAAGCAAATGGGATCGCCTGGATCCGGGCGAGGGTCCTCTCTCGGAAGAGCGCGATGTGGACCTGCCAGGCCCAATGTACCATTTGTTGCGTCTGATCGGTGCCGAATCGTCGCCCTTTCGACAGGTTCATCGTCTGATTGACGCCATCGAGTGGGCCGTAAAGTGGCATACCACACTTGCCCTTAGCGACCTGCTAGCCCAGGGCGACATCCCCAAGTCGGTGAAGCTGCTGCTCGCACGTAGTCTCCAGACCCCCTCACTGGGCACGTGGCATCGGTTCTTCCGAGAAGCGGTTGCGGCGTTTGATGCGGTCGAGACGACGCCTGCACTCTCATGGAACCGCTTCGAGCGTTTGACCGGACTGGAGGACGAGCACAACCTCGTGAACTTCCGCAACAAGTACGCCCACGGCGCCACCCCCAACGACGACGAATGCCAGCGCGATGTTGAGCAGTTTCTGCCGGTACTACGAGAGCTAGTGCACTCGCCGCTGTTCACAGGCATTCGCCTGGCGGTGCGGAGCGAGGGGGATGCCGCGCCACACGTTTTGAGAGGGCCGAAGCGCACGCCCGTGGACGCCAATGTGCCGCCAGGTCATGCCGTAGCCCTGCTCCCCGAGGTCGCCGAACGTTCGATAATTGACCTCTGGCCTTTGGGGATCGCCCGCCTCTCTGACGCAGACACCGGACCAGTGCAAAAAGGGGAGACACAGTTTTTCTTCTTTAACGCGCTGAAGCACAACGAAGTCGACCAACTCAATTACGAGGGACCGCTCCACTATCGCGACTCGTCGCTCTACGACCCGTTTCTGCAACGCCTTCCGCTTCGCGCCTGGAGGCAGGCGGCCGGACCAGACCTTGATGATGTCACCGAGCAGGTGGAGGCGCTGACCGACACGTTCAAGGGACGCCGCGAGGAGCGTGCTCGCCTGCGCGGTTTTGTGGCCAATGGAGAAGGCACCCTGATGGTGTTCGGTGCGCCGGGCATTGGGAAAAGCACACTGCTGGCCCAGGTCGTGAAAGAGGTTGAGGCTGGCATAGACGCCGACGGACGTCCGTTGACGGGCAACGACGGGAAGTCGATCGACCCGCCACCAGTCATCGCGTACTTCATCCGCCGCGCTGAAGGAAGCGACAACCCGGTGACCCTCTTGCGGTCACTGTGTCGCCAGTTCGACCGGCGCTATGGCGTACAGGGCATCGGAATGGGCAATGAGTCTGTGACGCTGCAAGAGAACCTCCGTGCTCGCCTGCAGGCCATCCAAGATCAGGCGAGCGGCACACCCGAACGCACGGTTTTGCTGATCGACGGCCTGGACGAGGCTACTGACCTCGGGCAGCACATCCCTGCCGCCCGCGGCTGGCTGCCGGTAATTGTAGCCAGCCGAGAGACGCCCGAAGCGGAGTCGTTCTACGAAAGCCGCCACCGCGAAACGCGCTCCCGGATGACCCTGGGCCCGATGGGGACAGCCGACGTACGCGCAATGCTCTACGATGGGGTTAGCAAGTACGACCCGGACTTCACTGAGGCCTATGTGGAAGCGGTCGCCGAGCGTTCCGAAGGGAACCCGCTGTACCTGAAGCTTCTCGTGGAAGCGCTCTTTCAGGGAGAAATGACAGTGGGCGACGTGAGCGCACTGCCCAGCGAGATGGGAACGATGTACCGCACGGCAGTTCGCCGCGTCACCGATGGAGGGACCAACCAGGACGCCGTGGACCTGCTGCACCTGCTGGCTGCAGCGAAGGCGCCTCTCCCGCCTGACGCCCTCGGCGAGCTGCTGGGAATCAATTCGATGCGCGCCGACGCAGCCGTTCACGCCACGAAGGAACTGCTACGCGAGGCACCACCGGAAACGCTCTATCCGACAAGCGAGGACGCGCCCGAGGAGGCCGTTCAGCTCTTTCACGATAGCCTGAGAGAGTGGTTGCAGGAAGCACATGCTGCGGGCTGCCAAGCCATGCGAGACCATCTGGCCAAAATGACGGCAGAATGGGACAAACGCCAAAACGAGACCGCCCGGCGATATGCGCTGCGCTACGGTGCGGTGCATCAACGCACTGCGGAGCGCCCGGACGCGCTCTGGAAGTTGCTAAGCGATCCTACGTATCGCAACGCGCAAGTAAACGCGTTTAAGCAGTACGATGCCACCTACGATGCGATGCAGCATGGGTTGGACGTCTATGCCACGCAGAACGGCGCCACGCCTGAGTCGGATGTTCGTCTCGCCCGCCTCACGCTGGACGCAGGTATTGTATCACAGGAGGCACAAGAGGACGTGACCCAGGCGTTCCGATGGGCCGAGGCCGGACGCATGAACGATGCACTCCAACGAATCGAAGTCCTGGGAGAAGAGAAATACTTCTTGGCAATCCTTCGCCTTCTGTGGATCGAAGCGGACCGGCAAGCCAAGCGGCCGGAGGCGGAGCAAGTCTCTGAGAAGGCGATCGATGTACTTGATGCGCTTGATGACCGTATTCCCTCTGGCACTGAAGCAATCAACTGGAGCAAGTTCGCTCATCCAGACTTCATTACGTGGTGGGTCGAACGCGTATTGGCTACTTTTCCAGATCTAGGTATATCAGGCATATTATCAAGAACAGATGACTATAGCTGTGGGAAAGTTGTCAAACAAATATGTGAAAAAATAATTAACGACTCGAACCATAAACGAAAATTAAATAATAATTTTATAGACTCAATATTATTAAACATAAAATATTATGTATATGTACTTGGTTTAATTAATTTTTTGCTATATATAATACAAAACATAAAAAATAAACTTGTATATTGTAAATCTGCCTCAATTATTGCACTATCATTATTTAAAATAGGATATAAAAAAGAATCGCAATTATTTTTTGAAGATGCCTATACTATTACTCAAACTATTGAAGACAGTAAAGCACGTGATGAATCATTTGAGTCCCTTTCCAGCGCTTTGGCAAAAGCAGGTCAACTTGATACGGTTAGCGCTATCATAAAGATGATTGATAGCGACTGGATGAGTGCTATAGCTCATGGAAATCTTGCGTTTGCACAAGCAAAAGAAGGCAACATCGATGAGGCTTATGCAACTACTCAGGAGATCGAAGGCGAGATTGGATATGCTATTGCGCTGAGCAAACTCGCTACCGGCTTAGCTAAAGGTAGATACGAACAACAGTCCCGGTCGACGTTCGAAAAAGCTCGCACCGCCGCTTCGACAATTGTGAGCGACGAGGTCCGTACTATCGAGCTGAGCAACCTCGCAAGTGATTTGGCAGAGGCCGGGTATACTCGACAATCACAATTAGTGTTTGACCAAATCCATCTCACTGTCCGAGCAATAAGAAGCAACGAGGAGCGTGCCCGGACACTGACAAGGCTAGCAACCATTTTGTCAGAAGCGGGACATATTGAAAGAGCAAAATCAGTACTTGAAGAAGCGGGCGCTACCCTTCTGATGATGAGGTCCAACTGGATGTCTACCAATGTGATAGAAGGTATTGCGTATGCTCAAGTAAAGGCAAGACGACTTGGCGAAGCTCTCAACACTGCTCGGGCAATTAAAAGGGAATGCGCGCGTTCTAAGGTGCTGACAGCCCTTGCAGGGGCTCTCGTACATGAAAACCATGAACAAGCTCAAGTGATCTTTGTTGAGGCTCTGAGCACTTCAAAAGAAATTAAACGCGACTGGATGCGAGCCGAGGTACTGGCAGCCCTTATAGAGAATCTTGTCGAGGCTGGAGACTACGAGCATGCTCAGTCCGTCTTAGACAATGCTCGCACCACTGCAAAAATAATTGAAAGTGACTCTTATCTGGCTACAGCGTTAGGCAAACTTGCCACGGCTCTAGCAAAAGCAGGTCTGTTTGATGAAGCGCGGTCCACCGCAAAGTCGATTCAAGATGACTTGACGCGTGCAAGGGTGCTAGCAGTCCTCGCAGAAGCTCTTGTAGAGGCTGAAGACCATGAGCATGCTCAGTCCGTCTTTGATGAAACTCTGACCACCGCAAACACAATTGAAGACGACTTGACGCGTGCCAGAGTGCTGGTAGTTCTCGCAAAGACCTTTGTGGAGGCTGGAGACCATGAGCATGCTCAGGCCGTCTTCAACGAAGCCTTAACCACTGCAAAAGCAGTTAAACACAACTGGATGCGTGCTAAGATGCTGGTAGTGCTTGCAGGGGCTGTTGTACAGGTTGGGGACGATGCGCATGCTCAGTCCGTTTTAGACGAAGCTCTGAGCACCGTAAATTCGTTTGAAGACAGCTTGACGCGTACAAGGGTGCTAGCAGTCCTCGCAGAAGCTCTTGTAGAGGCTGGAGACGATGAGCATGCTCAATCCGTCTTAGACAAAGCTCGCACCACTGCAAAGATAATTGAAAGTGAATCTTATCCGGATACGGCGTTAGGCAAACTTGCCACGGCTCTAGCAAAAGCAGGTCTGTTTGATGAGGCGCGGTCCACCGCAAAGTCGATTCAAGATGACTTGACGCGTGCAGAAGCGCTGAGCGATATTTCTACCGCTCGGATAAAAACAGGAGACGACAAGCAAGCCCGTCTAGTCCTCAACGAAGCCCAAGCTACTGTTCAGACGATCAGAACATCCCAGCGGCGTGCGAAAGCATTGGAAGCCCTTGCAACAGCGTTCGCGAAGGCTGGATATGCAGAACAAGCAGTTGTGGTGACAATGTCTATCGCTGACTTATCTGGGCGAGCGGATACGATTCAGTCGGTTGTCAACCAGAACTTCCAGTCCGGATCGCCCGAGACACTAGCGACGCATCTACCGACCCTGGACCTGACGAAAGACGGTTGGACGAATGTCCTACACAGCTGGCGCGAGGGACTATTAGAGCATGTCGCCGATCCCCGCTCTCTGCTTCGTGAAAGCCTAACACTGTACCCGTTCGACCAAAAGTCAGCCGTTGAGGGCGTTTATGCGCTGGTGCAAGGGCATGTGCAAGCGGACGACCTGGACACTGCAGGGGCGATCGCGGCGGCGTGTCCGGAGCTGCAGTTGGATGTGCTTGTGACAGAGTCAGAGAGGCCACCGCTGCCTGACGACTGCGATCCCGAAACGTTGCCCGACTCATTCCGCGCCAAGTTTGATTCGCTCGTTGCGGCTCATGCGAATGGCGAGATGGACGACGCTACGTTCACTGCCAAAGCAGAAGTGATCTTTGAGATGGCCGCCCTATAG
- a CDS encoding macro domain-containing protein, which produces MSALPQTWTFGNIRFHLVHDDIFEVPARAIVSSDQTDFYPHSDSHTVRGQIYLRYGDAVQDQLNAKTQGRALPRGTVLKTKAPDTYESIYHIGFHHSHEWLDPEASEEDEESEFVRIITSGIREVLERFAASETSSIAFPMIGCGLFRLDPALLAYEFMNTLMRFARSASFSNVRDIWLVVYDAPLVGPVLNSVVQSVIDQQTEGFQWEPLRLGIPHLDRFEEEAVQTNSPKWGAWTMVRYVELLIHYMFSHLAARHSVPLRPEDVIASGTMTSFGYLRRKACERSEGVAMAAADEWTRFLAHRMLHDCETRERLLRINQDRNAIAHGRSFRPADAIREDVEAFVDVSTWKSLRGERGSPDLSLLAPWLGRSGDRTGILERWSPEHWRYVIPHSGEVFRLPRENGA; this is translated from the coding sequence ATGTCTGCGCTTCCTCAAACCTGGACGTTCGGCAACATCCGCTTCCACCTCGTCCACGACGACATCTTTGAAGTGCCCGCCCGCGCCATCGTCAGTAGCGACCAGACCGATTTCTATCCTCATTCGGATTCTCATACCGTTCGAGGGCAGATCTATCTCCGATACGGGGACGCTGTACAAGATCAGTTGAACGCGAAGACGCAAGGCCGTGCTCTTCCTCGTGGCACGGTGCTAAAGACAAAAGCCCCAGACACGTACGAGTCCATCTACCACATTGGGTTTCATCATTCGCATGAGTGGCTTGACCCAGAAGCGAGCGAAGAGGACGAAGAGTCAGAGTTTGTCCGCATCATCACCAGTGGAATTCGAGAAGTGCTAGAGCGGTTTGCGGCCTCAGAGACGTCGTCGATTGCCTTTCCAATGATCGGGTGCGGTCTCTTCCGTCTCGATCCGGCCCTGCTGGCCTATGAGTTCATGAACACCCTCATGCGGTTTGCCCGCTCTGCCTCCTTTTCCAATGTTCGGGACATCTGGCTGGTGGTGTACGATGCTCCGCTGGTTGGTCCCGTTCTAAATTCTGTGGTTCAGTCGGTCATTGATCAACAGACCGAAGGATTTCAATGGGAGCCGCTGCGACTCGGTATTCCGCACCTCGACCGTTTTGAAGAGGAGGCGGTTCAGACAAACAGTCCGAAGTGGGGCGCTTGGACGATGGTTCGATACGTGGAGCTTCTGATCCACTACATGTTTTCCCATCTGGCCGCGCGGCATTCCGTCCCGCTACGACCAGAAGACGTGATTGCCTCCGGAACGATGACCTCGTTCGGATATCTGCGACGGAAAGCGTGCGAGCGATCAGAGGGTGTCGCGATGGCCGCTGCGGACGAATGGACGCGGTTTCTCGCCCATCGCATGCTTCATGACTGCGAGACGAGGGAACGCCTGCTGCGTATCAATCAAGACCGAAATGCGATTGCGCACGGACGCAGTTTTCGTCCGGCGGACGCAATCCGCGAAGACGTCGAAGCTTTCGTAGACGTCTCGACGTGGAAGTCTCTGCGAGGAGAGCGAGGCAGTCCAGATTTGTCTTTGCTCGCGCCATGGCTGGGACGTTCCGGAGATCGTACAGGCATTCTGGAGCGATGGAGCCCCGAACACTGGCGGTATGTCATTCCCCACTCGGGTGAGGTCTTCCGTCTCCCACGTGAGAATGGCGCGTGA
- a CDS encoding DUF6036 family nucleotidyltransferase, with the protein MGSAFGPEQLEDLLTAVGDLLEAEGERMGIVVVGGASLSLLGLVKRTTSDVDVIAAATPDPSGPDSSGEETLTPPDPLPPPLRRAIQTVARDYGLPSDWMNTAIGPQWDLGLPPGLKEDISWRTYGGLRVGLVGRRTLIALKLFASVDQGPESVHVQDLVALEPTPDELHRAAEWVRSQDASPEFASMIDAVIRHVQHA; encoded by the coding sequence ATGGGCAGTGCATTCGGACCGGAGCAACTGGAAGACCTTCTGACAGCCGTTGGCGACCTTTTGGAGGCAGAAGGTGAACGCATGGGGATTGTCGTCGTGGGCGGAGCTAGTTTGAGTCTCTTAGGTCTCGTGAAGCGCACAACTAGTGATGTGGACGTGATTGCCGCTGCAACGCCTGACCCATCGGGACCCGACTCATCGGGCGAAGAAACGCTCACGCCTCCGGACCCACTGCCTCCTCCGCTAAGACGGGCGATCCAAACCGTGGCGCGTGATTATGGACTGCCTTCCGACTGGATGAACACGGCCATCGGTCCGCAATGGGATCTTGGACTTCCGCCGGGGCTGAAAGAAGACATTTCGTGGCGGACCTACGGGGGGCTCCGCGTTGGCCTTGTGGGGCGCCGTACGCTCATCGCACTGAAGCTCTTTGCGTCCGTCGATCAAGGACCCGAAAGCGTTCACGTGCAAGACCTCGTAGCGCTGGAGCCAACCCCAGACGAGCTTCACCGTGCTGCTGAATGGGTGCGCAGCCAAGACGCATCACCAGAATTCGCTTCTATGATCGACGCTGTCATCCGCCATGTCCAACACGCCTAA
- a CDS encoding helix-turn-helix domain-containing protein, which yields MSNTPNPSRDGSKASFDEAALRDAIIQAVWGQWACLGAHAVGASSKPRRSIIDPEALLLFTLYLEPQERRLRDFAYWWAQVGAHLLSVQRTKTLLQHFPSVTETRLSDFATWAVAAGDNRWKRHAGSDAPSPTDKSKESLRGTGPRPGKGSDRPRLDLLPALVLRLRAGFGISAKADVLAYLLGIEERSARTRAIADATHYSRATVANALKDLCDAGFIQKTTGAVAEYVAVFDQWAPILNGPQSPPGVSSAANTSSAADEAPVWRYWAGLFAFLADADQWIRDTAAASDYLRSSSARDVFGRHRAALENNQIRVPSPKSYRGPAYLEGFADTLRRVVQWLSAHP from the coding sequence ATGTCCAACACGCCTAATCCATCCCGCGACGGTTCCAAGGCATCGTTCGACGAGGCTGCACTTCGTGATGCCATCATTCAGGCGGTATGGGGACAGTGGGCTTGCCTCGGCGCGCATGCCGTGGGAGCCTCCTCTAAGCCGCGACGGTCGATCATCGATCCCGAGGCGCTTCTTTTGTTTACGCTATACCTGGAGCCACAAGAGCGGCGGCTTCGCGACTTCGCGTATTGGTGGGCGCAGGTCGGGGCGCACCTCTTAAGCGTTCAGCGTACAAAGACGCTACTCCAGCATTTTCCATCTGTGACCGAAACGCGGCTCTCGGACTTTGCCACGTGGGCGGTCGCTGCGGGCGACAACCGGTGGAAACGGCACGCAGGCAGCGACGCGCCAAGCCCGACCGATAAAAGTAAGGAATCGCTACGCGGCACAGGTCCCCGGCCGGGCAAAGGAAGCGACCGTCCCCGCCTGGATCTTCTGCCTGCTCTCGTCTTGCGCCTGCGGGCGGGGTTCGGGATCAGTGCCAAGGCAGACGTGCTCGCCTACCTCTTGGGAATTGAAGAGCGATCAGCCCGCACGCGAGCGATTGCCGATGCCACCCACTACTCACGGGCGACAGTCGCAAATGCGCTCAAGGACTTGTGCGATGCGGGATTTATCCAGAAGACCACTGGTGCAGTGGCAGAGTACGTCGCCGTATTCGACCAGTGGGCTCCCATTTTGAATGGGCCGCAGTCGCCCCCCGGCGTATCTTCTGCCGCTAACACGTCTTCTGCAGCCGATGAGGCTCCTGTCTGGAGGTACTGGGCCGGGCTTTTTGCCTTTTTGGCCGACGCCGACCAGTGGATACGCGACACTGCAGCGGCAAGCGATTACCTGCGCAGTTCCAGCGCCCGCGACGTATTCGGGCGTCACCGTGCAGCCTTGGAGAACAACCAGATTCGCGTGCCTTCCCCGAAATCCTATCGCGGCCCAGCGTACCTGGAGGGTTTTGCAGATACGCTACGCCGCGTCGTGCAGTGGCTTTCGGCGCATCCGTAG